A region of Rahnella aceris DNA encodes the following proteins:
- a CDS encoding acyl-CoA dehydrogenase family protein, with the protein MADITRYYPQLNELQALLTTAGKISEYKPDQALACFDHPELMSIACIGIPSRFNPWETAAFSDVDYSHHLQIIEYLSRADASAMMMLPGASLSTRAILTLGTERQQARFFACFEHSPAWTFFAVTEPGFGSDATAIACELTQNSQGWWLNGQKMLVGGAMRASAGLVFARYEQTHRLVMVFPEGRTGPLQRELLDTFGLAGAALTRLTMTNLSVKEDDILGHERRGLQQGLNALSKVFERHRPMVAAMALGTTYGLLKALETRPLPATAQHWIACQWRKYHVLFEQMLALAEGYRTGQQQYASTSRLKLSATRLAEETASHLPHWLATEDWLEETFLRKRYRDSFAFEYMEGTSNIHLLNSFRTPEIQGDQRHAVP; encoded by the coding sequence ATGGCTGATATTACCCGATACTACCCGCAGCTGAATGAACTCCAGGCACTGCTCACCACGGCTGGCAAAATTTCGGAATATAAACCGGATCAGGCGCTGGCCTGTTTTGATCATCCCGAACTGATGAGCATTGCCTGTATCGGCATTCCCTCCCGTTTTAATCCCTGGGAAACGGCGGCCTTCTCTGACGTTGATTACTCACATCACTTACAGATCATCGAATATCTGAGCCGGGCAGATGCCAGCGCGATGATGATGTTGCCCGGTGCATCCCTTAGCACCCGCGCTATTTTGACGCTCGGCACTGAGCGGCAACAGGCACGGTTTTTCGCCTGCTTTGAACACAGCCCTGCCTGGACATTTTTTGCCGTCACCGAGCCGGGGTTTGGCTCCGACGCCACGGCAATTGCCTGCGAACTCACGCAAAACAGTCAGGGATGGTGGCTGAACGGGCAAAAGATGCTGGTCGGCGGCGCGATGCGCGCCAGCGCGGGCCTGGTATTTGCCCGTTATGAACAGACCCACCGGCTGGTGATGGTGTTTCCCGAAGGCAGAACCGGACCTTTGCAGCGTGAACTGCTCGATACCTTCGGGTTAGCGGGTGCAGCACTGACACGTCTGACGATGACCAATCTGAGTGTCAAAGAAGACGATATTTTAGGGCATGAACGCCGGGGATTGCAGCAGGGGCTTAATGCGCTGAGCAAGGTCTTTGAGCGCCACCGTCCCATGGTGGCGGCTATGGCGCTGGGCACCACTTACGGTCTGCTGAAAGCGCTGGAAACCCGACCATTACCCGCGACTGCGCAACATTGGATCGCCTGCCAGTGGCGTAAATATCATGTTCTCTTTGAGCAGATGCTCGCACTGGCAGAAGGCTATCGTACGGGTCAGCAGCAATATGCCAGCACCAGCCGCCTCAAATTAAGCGCTACCCGTCTGGCCGAAGAGACGGCGAGCCATCTGCCCCACTGGCTCGCCACCGAAGACTGGCTGGAAGAGACTTTCCTGCGCAAGCGCTACCGCGACAGCTTTGCTTTTGAATACATGGAAGGCACCAGCAATATCCACTTACTTAACAGCTTCCGCACACCTGAAATTCAGGGAGATCAACGCCATGCTGTACCTTGA
- a CDS encoding beta-ketoacyl-[acyl-carrier-protein] synthase family protein — protein MNIFALKTCIPVTRISLDAILAHRGANPSEARTFRHLFGFQEASTLAEDESAAATFESLLQQTAVQLTQAEKIDAIILVQGLPARSRRQRVDLALLRQRFDFIAPDAHLITLNQQNCATLFWGLLMAERMLEQGKYQCVALLAGDTLADFSLAERYVPGCTLIGDAFACALLRPGGGERRVSGIHCFHHPAFWQGLDGSREDIKRFYQSHDALIDMALRQYPAEQRKDAWLLPHNINRLSWQTWRRHPDRAHQRIATDLIGQCGHCYTTDPLLLLDTHPPAETGQPAILLSVGLGGWVGSAMITSDTFAEPQDAR, from the coding sequence ATGAATATTTTTGCGCTGAAAACCTGTATTCCTGTCACACGGATATCGCTTGACGCGATCCTCGCCCATCGCGGCGCGAACCCCAGCGAAGCCCGGACCTTCCGGCATCTTTTCGGTTTTCAGGAAGCATCAACGCTGGCTGAAGACGAAAGTGCCGCCGCGACGTTTGAATCGCTGTTGCAGCAAACCGCCGTACAGTTAACGCAGGCTGAAAAAATCGATGCGATTATTTTGGTTCAGGGATTGCCCGCCCGTTCACGACGGCAACGGGTTGATTTAGCGTTGCTGCGGCAACGTTTTGATTTTATTGCCCCTGACGCACATCTCATCACCCTTAATCAGCAAAACTGCGCCACGTTATTCTGGGGTCTGCTGATGGCTGAGCGCATGCTTGAGCAGGGAAAATATCAGTGTGTGGCTCTGCTGGCAGGCGACACGCTGGCAGATTTCAGCCTGGCAGAGCGCTATGTTCCCGGCTGCACATTAATCGGTGATGCCTTTGCATGTGCCTTACTGAGACCGGGCGGCGGTGAGCGCAGGGTGTCCGGCATTCACTGTTTTCATCATCCCGCATTCTGGCAGGGCCTCGACGGCAGCCGGGAAGATATTAAGCGTTTTTATCAGTCTCATGACGCTCTGATCGACATGGCGCTGCGTCAGTATCCGGCTGAACAGCGGAAGGACGCATGGTTACTGCCTCACAACATTAACCGCCTGAGCTGGCAAACCTGGCGGCGGCATCCTGATCGCGCCCATCAGCGGATCGCCACCGATCTCATCGGGCAATGCGGACATTGTTACACCACCGATCCTCTCTTACTGCTCGATACCCACCCGCCAGCCGAAACCGGCCAGCCAGCCATTTTACTTTCTGTCGGGCTCGGCGGTTGGGTGGGCAGCGCCATGATCACTTCAGACACATTTGCGGAGCCTCAGGATGCCCGATAA
- a CDS encoding cytochrome P450 yields the protein MPDNAQAIPFFTPPSSQFARLGFLKIAEMACRQHGDKVWIGEKDNAVLLLAGARHVRLLIEQESQFVKEFEHLSSASTIGRILLGQSLTTSKEGEEWRLARKLTTPLVNPKSPLLKQSTDLSARWLLDILQDPQQTSLREICLHWALMCVAEGFFGREISLAQLNTLIGHFRDIYLQLIIAAPDADYEALCRHPALVAFRLEAESLLGPLLDDARGGNTTMLERLCQALSPGAHPEARERVINLLLGNLAASVDNTGIALLWTLTHLSQHLNYQHCVREEAAQGKRNMASAIVRESLRLTPVTAFFERRVAENIVVDDVVITAGTRVLFSPWLIHRHAACWAEPLCFRPERFLGEEKIAPEHFLPFSVGKRNCVGMTLALDQLTTAVATLCEHFQFSLAPSTSPAALTPLFALNVIPRGDLSFILTSTNKAEQHDHIP from the coding sequence ATGCCCGATAACGCGCAAGCCATCCCTTTTTTCACCCCGCCTTCCTCGCAGTTTGCCCGGCTCGGTTTTCTTAAAATCGCCGAAATGGCCTGTCGTCAGCACGGAGATAAAGTCTGGATTGGTGAAAAAGACAATGCGGTGCTGCTGCTTGCCGGCGCCCGCCATGTCCGGTTGCTGATTGAGCAGGAAAGCCAGTTCGTGAAGGAATTTGAACATCTTTCCTCAGCCTCAACTATCGGACGCATCTTGCTGGGCCAGTCACTGACGACATCCAAAGAAGGCGAGGAATGGCGGCTGGCGAGGAAACTCACCACACCGCTGGTGAACCCTAAATCCCCGTTGCTGAAACAAAGCACCGACCTCTCCGCCCGCTGGCTGCTGGATATTCTGCAGGATCCGCAGCAGACTTCATTGCGTGAAATCTGCCTGCACTGGGCGCTGATGTGTGTGGCGGAAGGATTTTTTGGCCGGGAGATCAGTCTGGCCCAGCTGAATACGCTGATTGGCCATTTCCGTGATATCTATCTGCAACTGATTATCGCCGCACCGGACGCGGATTATGAGGCACTGTGCAGGCATCCGGCACTGGTCGCCTTCCGGCTGGAGGCTGAGTCCCTGCTTGGCCCGTTGCTGGATGACGCCAGGGGCGGCAATACCACGATGCTGGAACGTCTTTGTCAGGCGCTCAGTCCCGGCGCGCACCCCGAAGCGCGTGAGAGAGTGATCAATCTTCTGCTGGGCAATCTTGCCGCCAGCGTCGATAACACGGGTATTGCCTTGCTATGGACGCTGACACATCTTTCGCAGCATCTGAACTATCAGCACTGCGTACGTGAGGAAGCGGCTCAGGGCAAACGAAACATGGCCTCAGCCATTGTCCGGGAATCGCTCCGTCTGACGCCGGTGACAGCGTTTTTTGAGCGCCGGGTGGCAGAAAATATCGTGGTGGATGACGTGGTGATTACGGCGGGCACGCGGGTTTTATTTTCCCCCTGGCTGATTCACCGTCATGCCGCCTGCTGGGCAGAACCGCTTTGCTTCAGGCCGGAACGGTTTCTGGGTGAAGAGAAAATTGCGCCGGAGCATTTTTTACCCTTTAGCGTCGGAAAACGAAACTGTGTGGGCATGACTCTGGCTCTCGACCAGCTGACCACGGCGGTTGCGACACTGTGCGAACATTTTCAGTTTTCGCTCGCCCCTTCGACGTCACCTGCCGCCCTCACCCCGCTTTTTGCGCTTAATGTCATCCCGCGCGGTGACCTGTCTTTCATTCTCACGTCCACAAACAAGGCTGAACAGCATGACCACATCCCGTGA